Proteins from a genomic interval of Treponema succinifaciens DSM 2489:
- a CDS encoding uracil-DNA glycosylase, with amino-acid sequence MTAEEKSKVYNFIKTASSWSYGYPSPDFKEIPEFEDDIEIPEEHEEIKTQEHAQVQPNTFQIPAEQNSAEKAPSQGATLESIATKIASCKNCILCKARTNTVPGEGVENPYVMVIGEGPGEDEDKTGRPFVGKAGQLLDKMLAAISLGRTTNCYIANIVKCRPPMNRTPMPDEAHACSGYLQAQIHILKPKYILAMGRTAVQNLLDTQEGINSLRGKWLEYSLGETKIPLLATYHPSALLRNESFKRPAWEDLKVFKSRILKEIPNYAEKFYAE; translated from the coding sequence GTGACGGCGGAAGAAAAAAGCAAAGTCTACAATTTTATAAAAACAGCCTCTTCCTGGAGCTACGGTTATCCGTCGCCGGATTTTAAGGAAATTCCAGAATTTGAAGACGACATAGAAATCCCAGAAGAACATGAAGAAATAAAAACGCAAGAGCATGCTCAAGTTCAGCCGAATACTTTTCAAATTCCTGCAGAACAAAACTCAGCTGAAAAAGCTCCATCTCAAGGCGCAACACTCGAATCAATCGCGACAAAAATCGCTTCGTGCAAAAACTGCATTCTATGCAAGGCAAGGACAAACACAGTTCCGGGCGAAGGCGTTGAAAATCCTTATGTAATGGTAATAGGCGAAGGTCCGGGCGAAGACGAAGACAAAACAGGGCGTCCGTTTGTTGGAAAAGCAGGACAGCTTCTTGATAAAATGCTTGCGGCGATTTCTCTTGGGCGCACAACAAACTGCTACATTGCAAACATCGTAAAATGCCGCCCGCCAATGAACAGAACACCAATGCCTGACGAAGCCCATGCCTGCTCAGGCTATCTTCAGGCTCAGATTCATATTTTAAAGCCAAAGTACATTCTTGCAATGGGACGCACGGCGGTTCAGAATCTTCTGGACACACAGGAAGGAATAAATTCTCTCCGCGGAAAATGGCTTGAATACAGCCTTGGCGAAACAAAAATACCATTGCTTGCAACTTATCATCCAAGCGCGCTTTTACGAAACGAAAGCTTCAAGCGTCCTGCCTGGGAAGATTTAAAAGTTTTCAAATCCCGCATCTTAAAAGAAATCCCGAACTACGCGGAAAAATTCTATGCAGAATGA
- the secA gene encoding preprotein translocase subunit SecA, with the protein MFDKLLTLIFGSANDRAVKTLKPVVAQIEARESWAQAFSDEQFPEQTKILKERLAKGETLDDILVDAFALAREAAKRVLGERAYPCQLMGSLVLHSGRITEMKTGEGKTLMCVCAAYLNSLSGKGVHIVTVNDYLAERDSQWMGRIYRFLGQTVGCILSNMDNDARKAAYNCDLTYGTNNEFGFDYLRDNMQIDASRKVQRGFNFCIVDEIDSILIDEARTPLIISGQGEDDTFKFHEVDKYIGMFTEVKKDPKTNDYPDEVEMTPEQRAALEGDYKLDEKSKRVSFTDKGMNKINDILLSHNLIEPGTTVFDEQNFEFVHYFTQALRAHTLYHPDVDYVVKDGQVQIVDEFTGRILEGRRYGDGLHQAIEAKEHLKIAQRNRTLATITFQNFFRMYDKLSGMTGTAATEAVEFDKIYNLDVVVIPTNKPVARIDEDDEVYLNESDKWIAISKEVEEAHKKGQPVLIGTVSVEKSEHLSAILTRKGIRHEVLNAKNHAREALIIAEAGAKGAVTVATNMAGRGTDIKLGGSPETRARKKVGTEASQEQFDEALKIEKEQWKKDYEEVKNLGGLYVIGSERHESRRIDNQLRGRSGRQGDPGRSKFYISMDDDLMRLFGGEKMKAIMSRIGMQPGEPINHPMLNRSIEKAQKKVEERNFEIRKNLLDYDDVLNQQRKFIYEQRDEILVDEDLSGRVMNNAKETVSEIFEEFKHERTPSQSALADKIYNTFGQQLSYDQLTEEGVDAALQNDLTQKEMLAGKQNLNMFIRYQYIQMIDKKWLDQLEFLDGLREAVHLRSYGSKNPLTEYKIDGFNQFDEMLDSIRDSVTSRVFKVKVQVGSQPPRQQQPRQMNAQHQEAQSMARSAQQAAQNSAMKSGRQGQSVTVTRSVPKVGRNDPCPCGSGKKYKNCCGRNS; encoded by the coding sequence ATGTTTGATAAATTATTAACACTTATTTTCGGTTCGGCAAATGACAGAGCTGTAAAAACACTGAAGCCTGTTGTCGCGCAGATTGAAGCTAGAGAAAGCTGGGCACAGGCATTTTCTGACGAGCAGTTTCCTGAACAGACAAAAATTCTAAAAGAGCGTCTTGCAAAGGGCGAGACTCTCGATGATATTCTTGTGGACGCATTCGCATTAGCAAGAGAAGCGGCAAAAAGGGTTCTTGGAGAGCGCGCTTATCCATGCCAGCTTATGGGTTCTCTTGTGCTTCATTCAGGCAGAATAACAGAAATGAAGACCGGTGAAGGTAAAACTCTCATGTGCGTTTGCGCCGCCTACTTGAATTCGCTTAGCGGAAAAGGCGTTCACATTGTTACAGTAAACGATTACCTTGCAGAGCGCGACAGCCAGTGGATGGGACGCATTTACAGATTTCTCGGACAGACAGTAGGTTGCATTTTAAGCAACATGGACAACGACGCAAGAAAAGCCGCTTACAACTGCGACTTGACTTACGGAACAAACAACGAGTTCGGATTTGACTACTTGCGCGACAATATGCAGATTGACGCTTCCCGCAAAGTTCAGCGCGGATTCAACTTCTGTATTGTAGACGAAATCGACTCAATTCTTATCGATGAAGCAAGAACTCCGCTTATTATTTCAGGACAAGGCGAAGACGACACTTTCAAATTCCACGAAGTTGACAAATACATTGGAATGTTCACAGAAGTCAAAAAAGATCCAAAGACAAACGACTATCCGGACGAAGTTGAAATGACTCCTGAACAGAGAGCGGCTCTCGAAGGCGACTACAAGCTTGATGAAAAAAGTAAGCGTGTTTCATTTACAGACAAGGGAATGAACAAAATAAACGACATTCTTCTTTCCCACAATCTCATTGAGCCGGGAACAACTGTTTTTGACGAGCAGAATTTTGAATTCGTTCATTATTTTACACAGGCATTGAGGGCTCACACGCTTTATCATCCTGACGTTGATTATGTTGTAAAAGATGGACAAGTTCAGATTGTTGACGAATTCACAGGACGCATTCTTGAAGGAAGGCGGTACGGCGACGGACTTCATCAGGCAATAGAAGCAAAAGAACATTTGAAAATTGCCCAGCGCAACAGAACTCTTGCGACAATCACGTTCCAGAATTTTTTCAGAATGTACGACAAGCTTTCTGGAATGACAGGAACCGCGGCTACAGAAGCAGTGGAATTCGATAAAATTTACAATCTTGATGTTGTTGTAATTCCAACAAACAAGCCGGTTGCCCGCATTGATGAAGACGATGAAGTTTACCTGAACGAAAGCGACAAATGGATTGCAATTTCAAAAGAAGTTGAAGAGGCGCACAAGAAAGGTCAGCCAGTTTTAATCGGAACTGTTTCCGTGGAAAAATCAGAGCATCTATCGGCAATTCTCACAAGAAAAGGAATCCGCCACGAAGTTCTTAACGCAAAAAACCATGCGCGTGAAGCTTTGATTATAGCTGAAGCCGGAGCAAAAGGCGCTGTAACTGTAGCAACAAACATGGCAGGCCGCGGTACAGACATCAAGCTCGGCGGAAGCCCTGAAACCAGAGCAAGAAAAAAAGTCGGAACAGAAGCTTCTCAGGAGCAGTTTGACGAAGCTCTCAAAATTGAAAAGGAGCAATGGAAAAAAGACTACGAGGAAGTGAAAAATCTTGGCGGACTTTACGTAATCGGTTCTGAACGCCATGAAAGCCGCCGTATTGACAATCAGCTTCGTGGACGTTCTGGACGACAGGGAGATCCGGGAAGAAGCAAATTCTACATTTCAATGGACGATGATCTTATGAGGCTGTTTGGCGGCGAAAAGATGAAAGCCATTATGAGCAGAATAGGAATGCAGCCGGGAGAGCCGATAAATCACCCGATGCTTAACCGCTCAATTGAAAAAGCCCAGAAAAAAGTAGAAGAAAGAAACTTTGAAATAAGAAAAAATCTTCTTGACTACGACGATGTTTTAAATCAGCAAAGAAAATTTATTTACGAGCAGCGTGATGAAATTCTTGTAGACGAGGACTTGAGCGGCAGAGTTATGAACAACGCAAAAGAAACTGTCTCTGAAATTTTCGAAGAATTCAAGCATGAAAGAACCCCATCACAAAGCGCGCTTGCAGATAAAATTTACAACACATTCGGTCAGCAGCTTTCTTATGATCAGCTTACAGAAGAAGGAGTTGACGCGGCGCTTCAAAATGACTTGACGCAAAAGGAAATGCTTGCCGGAAAGCAAAACCTGAATATGTTTATCCGCTACCAGTATATTCAGATGATTGACAAAAAATGGCTTGACCAGCTTGAATTCCTTGACGGATTAAGAGAAGCCGTTCACTTGCGTTCTTACGGAAGCAAAAATCCGCTCACAGAATATAAAATTGACGGATTCAATCAGTTTGATGAAATGCTTGACAGCATAAGAGATTCCGTAACAAGCAGAGTTTTCAAAGTAAAAGTTCAGGTCGGATCTCAGCCTCCACGCCAGCAGCAGCCTCGCCAAATGAATGCCCAGCATCAGGAAGCACAGTCAATGGCAAGAAGCGCGCAGCAGGCAGCCCAGAATTCAGCAATGAAAAGCGGAAGGCAAGGTCAAAGCGTAACAGTAACTAGATCCGTTCCAAAAGTAGGCAGAAACGATCCATGCCCATGTGGAAGCGGAAAAAAATACAAGAACTGCTGCGGAAGAAATTCCTAA
- a CDS encoding AMP-binding protein, translating to MALYHDFLVEDREFTSYEDLKAHCRLKAPENFNFAYDIVDRYTVTEPGKRALVWCDDDGEEHTWTFEQISADSKRTAYFLASQGIKKGDAVMMILRRRYEWWWVMMALHRIGAIAVPATDQLLQKDIEYRTNAAEIKMIISYDNPAVQSEIEKALPNSPTVKKLVTVGPSREGWIDFHAEVDKCVPEFPRPVGDAAVHSEDPMLLYFTSGTSGYPKMVLHNYLYPIGHLITAKYWHGVQDNGLHLAVSETGWGKAVWGKLYGQWICGSAVFVYDMHSFKPDKMLQKIAKYGITTFCAPPTVYRYLIRQDLSKYDISSVVRFATAGEALNGEVYNKFIEQTGKKIYEGYGQTESTIICGNFLDAVVRPGSMGRPSPVYDVSVVNASGKPVPAGEVGELVIHLDKGHPFGLLSGYYRDVALTANAFDGGVYHTGDTVYMDEDGYVWFVGRKDDIIKSSGFRISPFEVESVLQQHPAVMECAVTGVPDEKRGQAVKATIVLSPGYEASEELEHELFDFVKHETALFKCPRIIEFVHELPKTISGKIRRVEIREKDAGVDVDKVKQEF from the coding sequence ATGGCACTTTATCATGATTTTTTAGTTGAAGACAGAGAGTTTACTTCCTACGAGGACTTGAAGGCGCATTGCCGCTTGAAGGCTCCGGAAAATTTCAATTTTGCCTATGACATTGTAGACCGCTACACTGTTACAGAGCCTGGAAAAAGAGCCCTTGTGTGGTGCGATGACGACGGTGAAGAACATACTTGGACATTTGAGCAGATTTCAGCTGATTCAAAGCGGACTGCATATTTTCTTGCTTCACAGGGAATAAAAAAAGGCGATGCCGTTATGATGATTTTGCGCCGCCGCTACGAATGGTGGTGGGTAATGATGGCTCTTCATAGAATCGGAGCAATCGCAGTTCCGGCTACAGATCAGTTGCTTCAAAAAGACATTGAGTACCGCACAAATGCCGCTGAAATCAAGATGATTATTTCTTACGACAATCCGGCTGTTCAGTCTGAAATTGAAAAGGCTCTTCCGAATTCCCCGACTGTAAAAAAACTTGTTACTGTCGGACCTTCACGCGAAGGCTGGATTGACTTCCATGCTGAAGTTGACAAGTGCGTTCCGGAATTTCCGCGCCCGGTAGGAGATGCCGCCGTCCACAGTGAAGATCCGATGCTTCTTTACTTTACGTCAGGAACTTCAGGCTATCCAAAGATGGTTCTGCACAATTATCTTTATCCGATCGGACATCTTATAACTGCAAAATACTGGCACGGTGTTCAGGACAACGGTCTTCATCTTGCTGTCTCTGAAACTGGCTGGGGAAAAGCTGTCTGGGGAAAGCTCTACGGTCAGTGGATCTGCGGAAGCGCGGTTTTTGTTTACGATATGCATAGTTTCAAGCCGGACAAGATGCTCCAGAAAATCGCAAAGTACGGAATTACAACTTTCTGTGCGCCTCCAACTGTTTACCGCTATCTTATCAGGCAGGACCTTTCAAAGTACGACATCAGCAGCGTAGTGCGTTTTGCGACTGCGGGAGAAGCTCTCAACGGCGAAGTCTACAACAAGTTTATAGAGCAGACAGGAAAGAAAATCTATGAAGGCTACGGTCAGACTGAATCCACGATTATCTGCGGAAACTTCCTTGACGCTGTTGTTCGTCCTGGCTCAATGGGTCGTCCGTCTCCTGTTTATGACGTTTCTGTTGTAAATGCCAGTGGAAAGCCGGTTCCTGCAGGTGAAGTAGGTGAGCTTGTAATCCACTTGGACAAAGGACATCCGTTCGGACTTCTTTCTGGATACTACCGCGATGTTGCCCTTACCGCGAATGCTTTTGACGGAGGTGTTTACCATACGGGAGACACTGTCTATATGGATGAGGATGGATACGTTTGGTTCGTTGGAAGAAAAGACGACATAATTAAGTCTTCTGGATTCAGAATCAGTCCGTTTGAAGTTGAGTCTGTTCTTCAGCAGCATCCGGCTGTAATGGAATGCGCTGTTACAGGCGTTCCTGATGAAAAAAGAGGACAGGCTGTAAAGGCTACAATCGTTCTTTCTCCGGGATACGAGGCTTCCGAAGAGCTTGAGCATGAGCTTTTTGACTTTGTAAAGCACGAGACTGCGCTTTTCAAGTGTCCTAGAATAATTGAGTTTGTGCACGAGCTTCCAAAGACAATCAGCGGAAAAATCCGCCGTGTGGAAATCCGCGAAAAGGATGCCGGTGTAGACGTGGACAAGGTTAAGCAGGAATTCTAA
- the thiI gene encoding tRNA uracil 4-sulfurtransferase ThiI codes for MKTEIDTNFYTETYLGKLGELTLKGGNIRVFEKQLLCNIRLALETVEAKVKLLSGRLYIYCTKNSCGAVEYALDHLIGITGWAKVQAVEKNLEAIKIAVRKEGEVAKSNGAKTFKIEARREDKDFPLNSYEIATEVAGVLFDDGTLDVDVHKPDVSINIEVREKCYVYCSQKKTCRGLPVGVSGKGLLLLSGGIDSPVAGYRMMRRGMKVECVYFHSYPYTSEEAQQKVQDLAKIIAQYGNDTHLNVISFTEVQMKIKQKTPEAYSTLMLRLCMMKAANMLAERINCDCIITGESLGQVASQTIENLAVTESFAEKPLVRPLIGLDKEEIMDTANFIGTYETSILPYEDCCVLFSPKHPVLRATIEEAKKIYDSMEIDFLIQKSFDERQIFRYSMRDVIGEKWSLKENF; via the coding sequence ATGAAAACTGAAATTGACACAAATTTTTATACAGAAACTTATCTTGGAAAGCTTGGCGAGCTTACACTTAAAGGCGGAAATATCCGTGTTTTTGAAAAACAGCTTTTGTGCAATATCCGGCTTGCTTTGGAAACTGTCGAGGCAAAAGTAAAACTTCTTTCCGGGCGGCTTTACATTTACTGCACAAAAAATTCTTGCGGCGCAGTTGAGTATGCGCTTGACCATTTGATTGGAATTACCGGCTGGGCAAAAGTTCAGGCTGTTGAAAAAAATCTTGAAGCTATAAAAATTGCAGTCAGAAAAGAAGGAGAAGTTGCAAAATCAAACGGAGCAAAGACTTTTAAAATTGAAGCGCGCCGTGAAGACAAAGATTTTCCGCTTAATTCCTACGAGATTGCCACGGAAGTTGCCGGAGTTCTTTTTGATGACGGAACTCTTGATGTTGATGTTCACAAGCCGGACGTTTCCATTAATATTGAAGTGCGCGAAAAATGCTATGTTTACTGTTCCCAGAAAAAAACTTGCCGTGGTCTTCCAGTTGGCGTGAGCGGAAAAGGTCTTTTGCTTCTTTCAGGCGGAATTGACAGTCCTGTTGCGGGCTACAGAATGATGCGCCGCGGAATGAAAGTTGAATGTGTTTATTTTCATTCTTATCCATACACTTCGGAAGAAGCCCAGCAGAAAGTCCAGGATCTTGCAAAAATCATCGCGCAGTACGGAAACGACACACATCTTAACGTGATTTCTTTTACAGAAGTTCAGATGAAAATAAAACAAAAAACACCGGAAGCCTACTCAACATTGATGCTCCGCCTTTGTATGATGAAAGCCGCCAATATGCTTGCCGAGCGGATTAACTGCGACTGCATAATTACAGGCGAAAGTTTGGGGCAGGTTGCAAGCCAGACAATTGAAAATCTTGCAGTTACAGAAAGCTTTGCAGAAAAACCTTTGGTTCGTCCTCTGATTGGCTTGGACAAAGAAGAAATCATGGACACTGCGAATTTCATAGGAACTTACGAAACTTCAATTCTTCCGTATGAAGACTGCTGCGTTTTGTTCAGCCCAAAGCATCCTGTTTTGCGCGCAACTATAGAAGAAGCAAAGAAAATTTATGATTCCATGGAAATTGATTTTCTCATTCAAAAATCTTTTGATGAGCGTCAAATTTTCCGATACTCAATGAGAGACGTTATCGGGGAAAAATGGTCTTTAAAAGAAAATTTCTAA
- the priA gene encoding replication restart helicase PriA — protein MQNDSPAMNSAYIDVILNVPLNQTFTYKIPEGTQNIENPFGLRVEVKFGNRKTSGFVAAVHKTLPQNCAVSEEKIRTAIRYIDQIPLLTKELLELAEFMSGYYIASIGECVFAMIPSGKRETEIPGLSFSEDESGFKRKDLSEEQKNAVNGILSSTEKFHYLYGTTGSGKTEVFLSAAEKIMESGKGVIYLVPEIGLTPQVVKAVQKRFGSTVAVLHSALTPSQRLGEWKRILSREARIVVGARSAVFAPVPQLGLIIIDEEHDSSYKSGSSPRYHARQIAMLRCKKNSIPLVMGSATPSVESWHSMQNGTIIRHTLTKRLAGGEKPQISCVNLSLEADKESCISKPLQNEIQTALSEKKQTILFLNRRGFTHFFRCSSCGYELKCKNCSVSMTYHKSENRLRCHYCGYSLPPPQQCPKCGSLDIGYSGFGTEYIEAEVKAKFPNAKVVRIDTDSLHHKGELQEKLDSFRKGEYDILLGTQMVAKGLNFPNLKLAGVVLADTALHLPDFRAQEKTFALITQVAGRAGRFFPGGKVIVQSYSPDRDAINYAVKGLTEEFYKNELEARQILNFPPYSRLLRLVFRSQKPDAAQNAAQSAYNILCKCRPQGVDILGPAECPLEMVNGSHRHQILMRAKQIRPLQEMAKKLVWGFKPPKDVYIETDTDPVSLL, from the coding sequence ATGCAGAATGATTCTCCCGCCATGAATTCAGCGTACATCGATGTAATTCTGAACGTTCCGCTGAACCAGACTTTCACCTACAAAATACCGGAAGGCACACAGAACATTGAAAATCCGTTCGGGCTGCGGGTTGAAGTAAAATTCGGAAACAGAAAAACTTCAGGCTTTGTTGCCGCCGTCCATAAAACTTTGCCGCAAAACTGCGCTGTTTCAGAAGAAAAAATCCGCACAGCAATTCGCTACATAGACCAAATTCCGCTTTTGACAAAAGAGCTTTTGGAGCTTGCGGAATTTATGAGCGGCTACTATATTGCGTCAATCGGAGAATGCGTGTTTGCGATGATTCCTTCAGGCAAGCGCGAAACTGAAATTCCAGGACTTTCTTTTTCGGAAGATGAATCCGGATTTAAAAGAAAAGACCTGAGCGAAGAACAAAAAAACGCAGTGAACGGAATTCTTTCTTCAACTGAAAAATTCCACTACCTTTACGGAACAACAGGAAGCGGCAAAACAGAAGTCTTTTTAAGCGCGGCGGAAAAAATCATGGAATCAGGCAAAGGCGTAATTTATCTTGTGCCGGAAATCGGACTTACGCCGCAAGTTGTAAAAGCCGTACAAAAAAGATTCGGAAGTACAGTCGCAGTCCTTCATTCCGCGCTAACACCAAGCCAGCGTCTCGGAGAATGGAAGCGAATTCTAAGCAGGGAAGCACGCATTGTCGTAGGAGCAAGAAGCGCAGTTTTTGCCCCGGTCCCCCAGCTCGGACTTATAATAATTGACGAGGAGCACGACTCTTCATACAAGTCAGGCTCATCCCCGCGCTACCATGCAAGGCAGATTGCAATGCTTAGGTGCAAAAAAAACTCCATTCCGCTTGTAATGGGAAGCGCAACTCCTTCCGTTGAATCATGGCACTCAATGCAAAACGGAACAATCATCCGCCACACACTCACAAAAAGACTTGCAGGAGGCGAAAAGCCGCAAATCAGCTGTGTAAACCTAAGCCTTGAAGCCGACAAGGAAAGCTGCATTTCAAAGCCGCTTCAAAATGAAATCCAGACAGCACTTTCAGAAAAAAAACAGACAATTCTGTTCCTAAACCGCCGGGGATTCACGCATTTTTTTAGATGCTCAAGCTGCGGATATGAATTAAAGTGCAAAAACTGCTCGGTTTCAATGACATACCACAAAAGCGAAAACCGCCTAAGATGCCACTACTGCGGATATTCACTTCCGCCGCCACAGCAATGCCCAAAATGCGGCTCGCTTGACATAGGATATTCAGGATTCGGAACTGAATACATCGAGGCAGAAGTAAAGGCAAAGTTTCCCAACGCAAAAGTCGTGCGCATAGACACAGACTCTCTGCACCACAAAGGAGAATTGCAGGAAAAGCTTGATTCATTCAGAAAAGGCGAATACGATATTCTCCTTGGAACACAAATGGTCGCAAAAGGTCTGAATTTTCCGAACTTAAAACTTGCAGGGGTTGTTCTTGCAGACACTGCCCTTCATTTGCCGGACTTTAGGGCGCAGGAAAAGACATTCGCTCTTATAACGCAGGTTGCAGGCAGAGCCGGAAGATTTTTTCCCGGCGGAAAAGTTATCGTGCAAAGCTACAGCCCGGACCGCGACGCAATAAACTACGCAGTAAAAGGGCTTACAGAAGAATTCTACAAGAATGAACTTGAAGCGCGCCAAATTCTGAACTTTCCGCCCTATTCACGGCTTTTGCGACTTGTGTTCCGCTCACAGAAACCAGACGCAGCCCAGAATGCAGCCCAAAGCGCATACAACATCCTGTGCAAGTGCCGTCCGCAGGGAGTAGATATTCTTGGTCCTGCAGAGTGTCCGCTTGAAATGGTAAACGGAAGCCATCGCCATCAGATTCTTATGCGCGCAAAGCAAATCCGCCCGCTTCAGGAAATGGCAAAAAAACTCGTGTGGGGATTCAAGCCTCCAAAGGATGTCTATATAGAAACAGACACAGATCCTGTAAGTCTTCTATAA
- a CDS encoding glycosyltransferase, translating to MKIAMFTDAYFPRINGVTVSVQSFAEGLCKLGHEVCVVCLEYTEEQQKSSFFDEKTNDEKSPFKILRVPSAWIAFSKEDRMMRLDKWHLVKKSMDEFQPDVIHINSEWTIGYFGAIYCRHRHVPFVFTFHTLWEDYLANYINFVPARGLKKIGMEVVRFYLKRADVIIAPTKRIAEVVDRYGIKRQVNILPTGIPDSKLEYDEKKSNEVYATLFKKFPELKERKILLFVGRIVKEKNLPFLFDVLEKVQESQPDTALLFVGGGPFLNELKELAKSHGLEKSVFFTGYINGNDLIYFYKMASVFTFPSKTETQGLVTVEAMLSALPVVAIGEMGTIDVMQGNNGGFMVKDDVEEFSQKTLELLQNESLHKEKSEQALEWGSKWKISYLTPKLIECYQKAIGICKERESK from the coding sequence ATGAAAATCGCGATGTTTACAGACGCATACTTTCCGCGCATAAACGGAGTTACAGTTTCTGTCCAGTCTTTTGCGGAAGGACTTTGCAAGCTTGGACACGAAGTCTGTGTTGTCTGCCTTGAATATACAGAAGAACAGCAAAAAAGTTCTTTTTTTGACGAAAAAACAAATGACGAGAAGTCGCCGTTTAAAATTTTAAGAGTTCCGTCTGCTTGGATTGCATTTTCAAAAGAAGACAGAATGATGCGGCTGGACAAATGGCATCTAGTAAAAAAATCCATGGACGAATTTCAGCCTGACGTAATCCATATTAATTCAGAATGGACAATCGGATATTTTGGAGCAATTTACTGCCGCCATCGCCATGTTCCTTTTGTATTCACATTCCACACGCTTTGGGAAGATTATCTTGCAAACTACATAAACTTTGTTCCTGCCCGCGGACTAAAAAAAATCGGAATGGAAGTCGTTCGCTTTTATTTAAAGAGAGCCGACGTTATTATCGCTCCGACAAAGCGGATTGCAGAAGTCGTGGACAGATACGGAATAAAACGCCAAGTAAACATTCTTCCAACAGGAATTCCAGACAGCAAGCTTGAGTACGATGAAAAAAAATCAAATGAAGTTTACGCAACGCTTTTCAAAAAGTTTCCAGAATTAAAGGAAAGAAAAATCCTTCTTTTTGTAGGACGCATTGTAAAGGAAAAAAATCTTCCGTTTCTTTTTGATGTCTTGGAAAAAGTTCAGGAATCCCAGCCGGACACTGCGCTTTTGTTCGTGGGCGGAGGTCCCTTCTTGAATGAACTGAAAGAATTAGCAAAATCACATGGACTTGAAAAATCAGTTTTCTTTACAGGATATATCAACGGAAACGATTTGATTTACTTTTACAAGATGGCTTCGGTCTTTACATTTCCGAGCAAAACGGAAACACAGGGGCTTGTTACAGTTGAAGCGATGCTTTCCGCGCTGCCGGTTGTCGCAATCGGAGAAATGGGCACCATCGATGTGATGCAGGGAAACAACGGCGGCTTTATGGTAAAAGATGATGTGGAAGAATTTTCGCAGAAGACGCTGGAACTTTTGCAAAACGAATCCCTTCACAAGGAAAAATCAGAGCAGGCCTTGGAATGGGGAAGCAAATGGAAAATTTCTTATCTTACGCCGAAACTGATTGAATGCTACCAAAAAGCAATCGGCATCTGCAAAGAAAGGGAAAGCAAGTGA